One genomic window of Dermacentor andersoni chromosome 8, qqDerAnde1_hic_scaffold, whole genome shotgun sequence includes the following:
- the LOC140213026 gene encoding uncharacterized protein → MRNAECLQQCPQISSATIRVVHFRYNGELSLQPVISALEAVRGCSHITSLRVNCYDFDRSVFSALAACIRAPSTLTDVDINFGYVFIRQRKENCEVQSELVRALASNLNLVRVNIKGVLMSDDDFKWLAHGASKSLRFTEFAMTPACILMAGHGEVYGPVSRCSVHRADAWTGVSIKENIALADILETTRRNASAVLAAAKFVFGEEDGLEAARSIELMHDHPRLLEMVSEGADVTKAAAKEMISSALLRVGLLSLDEFMRMTGVVKQKTQCLADPGSRRQLCDLNLDCWLHIRRFLKISDVLQPRADLCENCWQSPSTEQSFQPFS, encoded by the exons ATGCGAAACGCAGAATGTCTGCAGCAATGCCCGCAAATCAGCAGCGCAACAATCAGAGTGGTCCATTTTCGCTACAATGGAGAGCTCAGTTTGCAGCCAGTTATCTCAGCTCTAGAAGCGGTTCGTGGCTGCTCTCACATAACGTCGCTCCGGGTTAACTGCTATGATTTTGATCGCAGTGTGTTCTCCGCCTTGGCGGCATGCATAAGAGCTCCGTCCACGCTTACTGATGTAGACATAAACTTCGGTTACGTTTTTATCCGTCAGAGAAAAGAGAATTGTGAGGTGCAGTCGGAACTAGTGAGAGCGCTGGCCTCCAATCTCAATCTAGTCAGAGTCAACATCAAGGGAGTACTGATGTCCGACGACGACTTCAAGTGGCTCGCGCATGGTGCTAGCAAGAGCCTCCGCTTCACAGAATTCGCCATGACTCCCGCCTGTATCCTCATGGCCGGGCATGGTGAAGTGTATGGACCGGTCAGCCGTTGTTCGGTGCACAGGGCCGACGCCTGGACGGGAGTATCCATCAAGGAGAACATCGCACTGGCCGACATCTTG GAAACGACCAGACGGAATGCCTCCGCAGTCTTGGCCGCAGCTAAGTTCGTGTTTGGCGAGGAAGATGGCCTCGAAGCTGCTCGTTCTATCGAGCTGATGCACGACCATCCTCGTCTGCTCGAAATGGTGAGCGAAGGCGCTGACGTCACCAAGGCCGCCGCGAAGGAGATGATCAGCAGCGCCCTGCTTCGTGTTGGCCTCTTGAGCCTCGACGAGTTTATGAGAATGACCGGCGTCGTCAAGCAGAAGACGCAATGCCTCGCAGATCCTGGTTCCAGGCGTCAGCTCTGTGACCTGAACCTCGATTGCTGGCTGCACATCCGCCGCTTCCTGAAGATATCGGACGTTCTGCAGCCTCGAGCCGATCTGTGTGAAAACT GCTGGCAGTCACCGTCAACAGAGCAGAGCTTTCAACCATTTTCATAG